A single Tenacibaculum sp. 190524A02b DNA region contains:
- a CDS encoding tetratricopeptide repeat protein, with amino-acid sequence MRFFLIIIILSITTTFSQQGEELLSSYDLRKKKLVEIGIDSYYKKDTFTLNKSGKKLLQLYRKYKDSSALAKYYHFKALHHRIKFIADSSYYFYHESKKISKDLKDSLEVGRRLLSIAVLQRDAKDFLGSEISSIEALHYLEPIKSFRFLESLYNNLGLISEEFDRKKDAIDYYNKAHEVSKLNNNKQVKEIGYLRVFNNLGLLYQKRDQHKKAIEYFEEGLAFDSIKIKYPENYTLLLENFAVSSSSLGVSKDILGKYIEVADIREKLKDFNRLSTVYVNIGRYYIDSEDFNLAKFNLIKALKYAKQTHNNKRWLEALELLSELSKGEEATNYLKEYIQLNDSLIKKERSLKNQFAKIRYETTKKEEENTFLKAENDKKQAEIVRQTQQKIIGWLMSLISLLGLGFSILFFVFRRRKLLYQAQLQKAQAREQERKQIAKALHDEVAGDLRLLHRKLERSQLLDEAQRLDAVKENVRNLSHQLSSVSFKKVSFKDQIINLVTDYFEPGFRIVVQGLNEHNWEEVDSTLKRLLYICTRESLQNCKKHAEASKVMIVFSVHKKNVFLNITDNGIGFDTTISKKGIGLHNLQERVEELKGELAISSKVGLGTETNIQIPLNV; translated from the coding sequence ATGCGCTTTTTTCTCATAATTATAATTTTATCGATAACTACTACATTTTCTCAACAAGGTGAAGAGTTGTTGAGTTCTTATGATTTAAGGAAAAAAAAATTGGTAGAGATAGGTATAGATTCTTATTATAAGAAAGATACTTTTACTTTAAATAAATCAGGAAAAAAATTATTACAATTATATAGAAAATATAAGGATTCTTCCGCCTTAGCTAAATATTATCATTTTAAAGCTCTTCATCACAGAATCAAATTTATAGCTGATAGTTCTTATTATTTTTATCATGAATCAAAAAAAATATCAAAAGATTTAAAAGATTCCTTAGAAGTTGGAAGGAGGTTGTTAAGTATTGCTGTTTTGCAAAGGGATGCAAAGGATTTTTTAGGTAGTGAAATAAGTTCTATTGAAGCATTGCATTACTTAGAGCCAATTAAATCATTTAGGTTTTTAGAGAGCTTGTATAATAATTTAGGTTTAATATCTGAAGAGTTTGATAGAAAAAAAGATGCGATAGATTATTATAATAAAGCGCATGAGGTTAGTAAGTTAAATAATAATAAACAAGTAAAGGAAATAGGATATTTAAGAGTTTTTAACAACTTAGGATTACTGTACCAGAAAAGAGACCAGCATAAAAAAGCGATAGAGTATTTTGAGGAAGGTCTAGCATTTGATAGCATAAAAATTAAGTATCCAGAAAATTATACCTTACTATTAGAGAATTTTGCTGTTAGCAGTTCTTCTTTAGGTGTGAGTAAAGATATTTTGGGTAAATATATAGAAGTTGCTGATATAAGAGAAAAGCTAAAGGATTTTAATAGATTAAGTACTGTTTATGTAAATATAGGCAGGTATTATATTGATAGTGAGGATTTTAATTTGGCTAAGTTTAATTTAATTAAAGCTTTAAAGTATGCAAAACAAACCCATAACAATAAACGTTGGTTAGAAGCTTTGGAATTATTATCTGAGCTTAGCAAAGGAGAAGAAGCAACCAATTATTTAAAAGAATACATACAACTAAATGATAGTTTAATAAAGAAAGAACGGAGTTTAAAAAACCAATTTGCAAAAATCCGTTATGAAACCACTAAAAAAGAAGAAGAAAACACCTTTTTAAAAGCAGAAAACGATAAAAAACAAGCAGAGATAGTAAGGCAAACCCAACAAAAAATCATTGGTTGGCTAATGTCATTAATCAGTTTATTAGGTTTAGGGTTTAGTATTTTGTTTTTTGTTTTCAGACGAAGAAAATTGTTATACCAAGCACAATTACAAAAAGCACAAGCACGAGAGCAAGAGCGTAAACAAATTGCCAAAGCCTTGCATGATGAAGTAGCAGGAGATTTACGTTTACTACATAGAAAACTAGAACGTTCACAACTTTTAGACGAAGCCCAAAGATTGGATGCCGTTAAAGAAAATGTACGAAACTTATCGCACCAGTTAAGTAGTGTAAGTTTTAAAAAAGTTTCTTTTAAAGATCAGATTATCAATTTGGTTACCGATTATTTTGAGCCAGGGTTTAGAATTGTTGTACAAGGTTTAAATGAGCACAATTGGGAAGAGGTAGATAGTACTTTAAAAAGACTATTATATATATGTACTAGAGAGAGTTTACAAAACTGTAAAAAACATGCAGAAGCATCAAAAGTAATGATAGTTTTTTCGGTACATAAAAAAAATGTATTTTTGAATATTACTGATAATGGTATTGGTTTTGATACCACCATTAGTAAAAAGGGAATCGGTT